A single window of Chitinophaga sp. XS-30 DNA harbors:
- the folK gene encoding 2-amino-4-hydroxy-6-hydroxymethyldihydropteridine diphosphokinase: MNTAILLIGGNIGDRPKYLQQAALLIAARAGRIAAESALYETAPWGEVDQPDYLNQALRLETELEAPVLLELLLDTEKEIGRVRRQKWGARVIDIDLIFFNQEVITLPRLKVPHPQMQNRRFVLAPLNEIAPDWMHPILQLTVNQLLEACPDPLPVHKFVAAAH; this comes from the coding sequence ATGAATACTGCAATATTACTTATAGGTGGCAATATCGGTGACCGGCCGAAATACCTGCAGCAGGCGGCTTTGCTGATCGCTGCCCGGGCCGGCCGTATCGCGGCGGAATCCGCGCTGTACGAGACGGCGCCCTGGGGGGAAGTGGACCAACCCGATTACCTTAACCAGGCCCTGCGGCTGGAAACGGAACTGGAGGCTCCGGTTTTGCTGGAACTGTTGCTGGACACGGAAAAGGAGATCGGCAGGGTGCGCCGCCAGAAATGGGGCGCCAGGGTGATCGACATCGATCTGATCTTCTTTAACCAGGAAGTTATTACCCTCCCCCGGCTGAAAGTGCCGCACCCGCAGATGCAAAACCGCCGTTTTGTACTGGCGCCACTGAATGAGATCGCTCCGGACTGGATGCATCCCATCCTGCAACTCACTGTTAACCAGTTACTGGAAGCCTGTCCGGACCCACTGCCCGTACATAAATTTGTTGCAGCAGCCCATTAA
- a CDS encoding deoxynucleoside kinase, with amino-acid sequence MLYRFITIEGNIGAGKTTLANKLAEHLGARLILEGFADNPFLPKFYAQPDQYAFPLELFFMAERYKQLKEMLATRDLFAQYTISDYLFVKSLLFAKMNLKDDEFSLYQKLFDIINPQLAQPDILIFLNAPVDLLQKNIKKRNRSYEQQIPDAYLHKVHEMYMHFIRQHPLRTLVIDTTKTDFLRSEEDFRSLLAALDKEHPTGLTYL; translated from the coding sequence ATGTTATATCGTTTTATTACCATAGAAGGCAATATCGGCGCGGGAAAAACCACTCTTGCCAACAAACTGGCGGAACATCTCGGCGCCCGGCTTATCCTGGAAGGCTTTGCAGACAACCCCTTTCTCCCCAAATTTTACGCACAGCCCGATCAGTATGCTTTTCCCCTGGAGCTCTTCTTCATGGCGGAACGTTACAAACAACTGAAGGAAATGCTGGCCACACGAGATCTCTTCGCCCAATATACCATCAGTGATTACCTTTTTGTCAAAAGCCTGCTGTTCGCCAAAATGAACCTGAAAGATGATGAATTCTCGCTATATCAGAAACTGTTCGATATCATCAACCCCCAGCTGGCCCAGCCGGATATACTCATATTCCTGAACGCGCCGGTGGACCTGCTGCAAAAGAACATCAAAAAACGCAACCGCTCCTACGAGCAACAGATACCGGATGCGTACCTCCATAAAGTACATGAGATGTATATGCATTTCATCCGTCAGCACCCTCTGCGGACATTGGTAATAGATACGACCAAAACGGATTTTCTCCGCAGCGAAGAGGATTTCAGGAGCTTGCTGGCGGCGCTGGACAAGGAGCATCCAACCGGGTTGACCTACCTTTGA